From one Mya arenaria isolate MELC-2E11 chromosome 4, ASM2691426v1 genomic stretch:
- the LOC128230979 gene encoding putative ammonium transporter 1 translates to MTEMAASVMALEATAVVMADNMDQFFLLVMGFTIYLMQAGFAFLEAGAVRSRNTVNILIKNALDSFFGGVSYWLVGYALAFGKGNPFIGASYFAHSGLPATMYAHWFFQFVFAATAATIVSGAVAERCDFTAYIIYSSVVTGFIYPVVTHWAWSEEGWLVNGRTYQFDGELVDIGYNDFAGSGVVHMVGGIATFVGALALGPRIGRFDKGDGSPVEIRGHSIPFASLGGFILVFGFFAFNGSSQGSISGEGDGATVALAVTNTVLAASGGAFTTLVLNKTKYFGDSKWSFLTTLNGCLTGMVAVCAGCNQFKSYFGFITGVLGGIAYMVTTWLVLKLKVDDPLDATAVHFGGGVVGVLTVPLFSYDYGVFYNWDVKSGYYLAWQVAGLAAIFSWAAVLSLVLFFSLKKLNIFRVPYEYEVKGLDIPKHGETAYPAEAYGHGWAEKGASLMGLIV, encoded by the exons ATGACGGAAATGGCTGCCAGTGTGATGGCTCTTGAGGCGACTGCGGTGGTCATGGCCGACAACATGGACCAGTTCTTCCTACTCGTCATGGGCTTCACTATTTACC TGATGCAGGCGGGATTCGCATTCCTGGAGGCCGGCGCCGTCAGAAGTCGCAATACCGTCAACATCCTCATCAAAAACGCCCTCGATTCAT TTTTTGGTGGCGTGTCTTACTGGCTTGTTGGCTACGCTCTAGCGTTCGGAAAAGGGAACCCGTTCATTGGTGCCTCCTATTTCGCCCACAGCGGTCTTCCGGCCACGATGTACGCGCATTGGTTTTTCCAGTTCGTGTTTGCCGCCACCGCCGCAACTATTGTCTCCGGTGCCGTGGCGGAGCGCTGTGACTTCACCGCGTACATCATCTACAGCTCGGTAGTTACTG GGTTTATCTACCCGGTGGTGACTCACTGGGCGTGGTCGGAGGAGGGCTGGCTGGTGAACGGACGGACGTACCAGTTTGACGGGGAGCTCGTCGATATTGGATACAAC GACTTTGCAGGAAGTGGCGTGGTGCACATGGTCGGTGGTATCGCAACCTTCGTCGGCGCCTTGGCCTTGGGTCCGCGCATAGGACGCTTTGACAAGGGCGACGGAAGTCCCGTTGAAATCAGGGGACACTCAATTCCG TTTGCATCTCTGGGCGGGTTTATCCTGGTGTTTGGATTCTTTGCGTTTAACGGGTCCTCTCAGGGCTCAATATCCGGGGAAGGGGACGGAGCGACGGTGGCCTTGGCGGTGACAAACACCGTGCTGGCGGCTTCCGGCGGTGCGTTCACCACGCTGGTGCTCAACAAGACCAAGTACTTCGGTGACTCCAAGTGGAGTTTCCTCACCACACTGAACGGATGTCTTACGGGGATG gtAGCGGTCTGCGCGGGGTGTAATCAGTTCAAGTCATATTTCGGCTTCATCACGGGGGTGCTCGGCGGGATCGCTTACATGGTCACCACATGGCTCGTCCTCAAGCTCAAGGTCGACGACCCACTAGACGCCACTGCAG TACATTTCGGCGGAGGCGTGGTCGGGGTTCTAACTGTGCCACTCTTCTCCTACGACTACGGCGTCTTCTACAACTGGGACGTAAAATCCGGATAC TACCTGGCATGGCAGGTCGCGGGGTTGGCGGCCATCTTCAGCTGGGCGGCCGTCCTCTCTCTCGTCCTCTTCTTCTCGCTCAAAAAACTCAACATTTTCAGAGTCCCCTACGAGTACGAGGTCAAAG GTCTGGACATCCCGAAGCACGGGGAGACGGCGTACCCGGCCGAGGCGTACGGACACGGGTGGGCGGAGAAGGGAGCTTCGCTTATGGGCCTCATAGTATGA